A genome region from Triticum aestivum cultivar Chinese Spring chromosome 2B, IWGSC CS RefSeq v2.1, whole genome shotgun sequence includes the following:
- the LOC123041177 gene encoding aspartic proteinase nepenthesin-1-like, whose product MACRALAVLVFAVLIVPFPPITSANDNHGFRGSLTRMRQHFSNYSAAVHRDTHRLAFLARAPTTNTTTTLALQALVENGAGAYHMSVSIGTPPLTFPAILDTGSDLVWTQCAPCTECFAQPTPLYDPAGSSTFSKLPCASPLCQSMPSPFRACNASGCVYDYRYVVGFTAGCLATETLTVGDATFREVTFGCSTANGGHMDNASGIVGLGRSPLSLVSQLGIGRFSYCLRSDSEAGASPILFGSLASVTGDDVQSTPFVRNPAVPVRRAPYYYVNLTGVTVGAADLPVAPSTFGFTRAGAGGVIVDSGTTFTYFAEAGYAMLRQAFLSQTAGRLTRVSGAPFDFDLCFEAGGDLDVDAVPVPDLVLRFAGGAEYAVPRRSYFDAVDEQGRVACLLVLPTRGVSVIGNVKQMDLHVLYDLDGGVLSFTPADCASV is encoded by the coding sequence ATGGCGTGCAGAGCTCTCGCCGTCCTCGTGTTTGCAGTGCTCATCGTCCCGTTCCCGCCGATAACTTCCGCAAACGACAATCATGGCTTCCGGGGCTCCCTCACTCGCATGCGCCAACACTTCAGCAACTACTCCGCCGCGGTACACCGCGACACGCACCGCCTGGCTTTCCTAGCGCGCGCTCCAACGACGAACACGACGACCACCCTTGCACTCCAGGCGCTGGTCGAGAACGGCGCCGGAGCGTACCACATGAGCGTGTCCATCGGCACGCCGCCGCTCACCTTCCCTGCCATCCTCGACACCGGCAGCGACCTGGTCTGGACGCAGTGCGCGCCGTGCACCGAGTGCTTCGCGCAGCCGACGCCGCTGTACGACCCGGCAGGCTCCTCCACCTTCTCCAAGCTCCCGTGCGCGAGCCCGCTCTGCCAGTCCATGCCGAGCCCCTTCCGCGCCTGCAACGCCAGCGGCTGTGTCTACGACTACCGCTACGTCGTCGGTTTCACCGCCGGCTGCCTCGCCACCGAGACGCTCACCGTCGGCGACGCCACGTTCCGCGAGGTCACGTTCGGGTGCAGCACGGCGAACGGCGGGCACATGGACAACGCGTCGGGCATCGTGGGGCTCGGGCGCAGCCCGCTGTCCCTCGTGTCGCAGCTCGGCATCGGCCGGTTCTCCTACTGCCTCCGCTCCGACTCGGAGGCCGGCGCCAGCCCGATACTGTTCGGCTCCCTGGCCAGCGTGACAGGCGACGACGTCCAGTCCACGCCGTTCGTCCGGAACCCCGCGGTGCCGGTGCGACGCGCCCCGTACTACTACGTGAACCTCACCGGCGTCACGGTCGGCGCGGCAGACCTCCCGGTCGCGCCCAGCACGTTCGGCTTCACGCGCGCCGGCGCGGGTGGCGTGATCGTCGACTCCGGCACGACCTTCACGTACTTTGCCGAGGCGGGGTACGCGATGCTGAGGCAGGCGTTCCTCTCGCAGACAGCTGGGCGGCTGACGAGAGTGAGCGGCGCCCCGTTCGACTTCGACCTGTGCTTCGAGGCAGGCGGCGACCTCGACGTCGACGCCGTGCCAGTGCCAGACCTGGTGCTCCGTTTTGCGGGCGGCGCGGAGTACGCCGTCCCGCGGCGAAGCTACTTCGACGCCGTGGACGAGCAAGGCCGTGTGGCGTGCTTGCTGGTGCTGCCGACGAGGGGCGTGTCCGTCATAGGCAACGTGAAGCAGATGGACCTGCACGTGCTCTACGATCTCGACGGCGGGGTGCTATCCTTCACCCCGGCTGATTGCGCTAGTGTTTGA